A genome region from Anopheles stephensi strain Indian chromosome 2, UCI_ANSTEP_V1.0, whole genome shotgun sequence includes the following:
- the LOC118507936 gene encoding craniofacial development protein 2-like — protein sequence MDSVALQEIRWLGNGVHNRRGSSRYDIYFSCHDRHHMLGTVFAVGPRLKFEIIGFKAINDRLCTLHMRGRFFNISLINVQAPTEDKDEEQKNLFYGRLTKIIDQCPKHDVEIILGDFNANVGREPMYRQYIRSHSLHEHSNDNGSRLVQFAAANNLVVGSTKFARREGYKATWVPADEVTSNQIDHVLISRRRQSSLLNVRTYQGTNIDSDHYLIG from the coding sequence ATGGACAGCGTAGCTCTACAAGAGATCCGTTGGTTAGGGAATGGTGTGCATAACAGGCGTGGCAGTAGCCGCTACGACATTTACTTCAGCTGCCACGACCGCCACCATATGCTCGGAACGGTTTTCGCCGTCGGTCCGCGGCTGAAATTCGAAATCATAGGCTTCAAGGCTATCAATGATAGGCTATGCACCCTGCACATGCGAGGcagattcttcaacatcagcctcatcaacgTTCAAGCTCCTACCGAAGACAAGGATGAAGAGCAGAAGAACCTGTTCTACGGCCgcctcacaaaaatcattgaccagTGTCCCAAGCAtgatgttgaaatcatcctggGGGACTTCAATGCAAACGTCGGTAGAGAGCCAATGTACCGCCAATACATTCGAAGTCACAGCCTACATGAGCACAGTAACGACAATGGTAGTAGATTGGtccagtttgcagctgcaaacaatctgGTTGTGGGAAGTACCAAGTTTGCGCGCCGAGAGGGGTACAAAGCTACGTGGGTGCCCGCGGATGAAGTCACTTCCAATCAGATAGACCACGTGTTGATTAGCcgccgaagacagtcgagcttgttgaacgtcagAACGTATCAAGGGaccaacatcgattccgatcactatTTGATTGGCTAA